The stretch of DNA AAAGGTCATGCGAGCGGGAGTCGAAGAAGGGATGAGTACATTAACCAAGCAACTCCGCCAGGAGGCCGCACTCGTGGCAAAGTTGACTGAGAGCGGGTTTCGCGCAGAGGCCGTAGATGGGCGAGTCCGGCGAATGGTCGAGGAAGTGGTCACGGCCTGATAGCAACAGGTCGGAATCAACACAAACCCGGCGCTCGCCTCGTGACCAGCGAGCGCCGGCCGCGACGGCTGATGACAAGTCAGGCTCGGAAGCTCAGGATATCCCGTGCTGTTCACGGCCGATGCGGCCGTCGTACCGGTTGGTGGATTTGAAGAGTTCGTACCGGCCATCCCTGGCGTACTGCGCGACTCTGGTGCGCAGGCCATCCATCTCGGCCAGGGTCATGGGCGTGAAACGGCGGGCAATGTCGAGATTTTGTTGGAGGACGTGCGGCGAATCGATGCCGCTGACGAGCGAGGCAATCGGCAGGCTCAGCACATACCGAATCGCTTCTTCCGGCGTCACGATCCCTTGCTTGATGGGCTCCGCATTGCCGGTCAGACTTTTCATACCGAGTGCGGCGATCCCGCGTTGATTCAGGATCGGCAACACATCCTGCTCGAAGCTCCGGTAGGTGCCGTCAAAGACATTCAACGGTAACTGGCAGGTATCGAACGGGAACTCATGCGCCAGCATCTTGAGATGGATCTGCGGGTGTTTGTGACCGGTGAAGCCGATGAACCGCACCTTGCCCTGCCGCTTGGCTTCGAGCAGCGCCTCAGCCCCGCCGTTGGGCACGAAGTGTCGATCAGGATCGTCTTCATACACAACTTCGTGAATCTGCCAGAGATCTAGGTAGTCGGTCTTCAACCGGCGAAGCGACTCATCGAGTTGCTGCAGGGCTACTGTCTTATCACGTCCGTGCGAGCAGACCTTGCTCATGAGCACGACCTGCTGCCGCCGTCCCCGCAGCGCCTTGCCCATGAGCTCTTCCGACCGCCCGCCGTTGTATTCCCAGGCGTTGTCGAGAAAGTTCACACCGGCATCGATGGCAGTATGCAGCAGCCGGATGGCGTCGGCATCATCCTGGATACGACCCCAATGGGCTCCGCCGAAACAGAGCGCCGACACCTGCACGCCGGTCTTGCCCAGCGCACGGCGCGGAATGTCACCCGTCGAGCTCCTCGAAGGCGGAGCCTCTGCGGCCATGAGCTCGGCCACGCGACCGGCCCCGCCAAGCGCCATCACCGATCCCGCAACGCCGAACCGTTTCAACAGTTGGCGACGATCGAGTGAGAGAGACCAGATCGATGTGTCTGACTTCTTGGGCGCCACCAAAGACCTGCCCTGCTGGAGGTGGACTGTGTAGGCTACGATCAGCCCATGACATTGACAATCATCCCGCTGCGCGGCGGCATCACCGCGGCCCCGCAGCGGGGAACAGGGTCGAATGATCGACCGTTAACAGATCAGCGATACGGTCGATCGCAAGATCGGCAGCAGGAAACGTCCGCAGCGCCTCAGGATCCGTGGCATAGTGTCCCTGACGCGGAAACACGGTCGTGACCCGCGCGCCCCAATGGGCCTTCACTGCCGTCAGGATGCGCAACTTGTCGTCGACCAGCACATAGTGATCGGCAGGATACCGCTGCTCGACATCCTTCAGCTCCAGTTCCTTATGCACGTAGATGAGGACCTGTTCTTCGACGGCGGAGAGGATACCCGACTGTTCGATCTTGAGCGGCTGAAAGACCGCGTCGCCGTCGGTGAGAATCACGGTCCGGCCCCATTGCCTGGCGTGCCGCACAACATCCAAGGCTCGCGGAAACAGCCGATCGGAGAACGGATAGTTCACCAGAAATCGCGAGACGGCCAGGAGATGCGAATCGTGCGGATAGGCCAGGCGATACCGCTGGAGCGCGCCGAGATAATCCGCATACCCCAGCTCTTCACGTAGCTCCTCCAGGATGCGCCAATATTCTTGTTCATGTGCCGGGCCGACCTCCTGCTCCAAATGTTGTTTGAGGTCAGCCGTGACCTGATCGTTATCCAACAAGGTATTGTCGACATCGAACAGTACGACAACCGTGGGCGAGATCATGGCCTATCGCCTCCCGCTCCACTTCCAGTTTTTGATCTCCGGCATATCGGTTCCGTGCGTCAGGATATACGCCTTGTGCTGCATGCGCTTGTCGCGCATCTCCTGCTTCAGATAAGCGGCACGCGCTCCGAGCTGAGGCACGCGGTCCACGACATCGGACACCAGATGGAACCGATCCAGATCGTTCAACACGACCATGTCGAATGGCGTCGTCGTCGTGCCTTCTTCTTTGTAACCACGGACATGCAGGTTGTTATGGTTGGTCCGGCGATAGGTGAGGCGATGGATCAACCACGGATACCCATGGAAGGCGAAGATGACCGGCTTGTCGGTCGTGAACAGCGCGTCGAATTCCTTATCGGACATCCCGTGCGGATGTTCGCTCTCCGGTTGTAGCTTCATCAAATCGACGACGTTGACCACGCGTACTTTCAAATTGGGCTGGGCAACACGCAGAATTTCCACCGCGGCCAGGGTCTCCATCGTCGGCACGTCGCCGCAGCAGGCCATCACGACATCGGGCTCGCTGCCACGGTCGTTGCTGGCCCATTCCCAGATCCCGACCCCGGCAGTGCAATGCAGCACGGCGGCGTCCATATCCAGCCATTGCGGAGACGGTTGTTTGCCGGCCACCACCACGTTCACGTAATCGCGACTGCGCAGACAGTGGTCCGTCACGGACAACAGTGTGTTCGCATCAGGCGGCAGATAGACCCGGATCACATGGGCATTCTTATTCACCACATGATCGATGAAGCCGGGATCCTGATGGCTGAAGCCATTGTGATCCTGGCGCCAGACATGCGAGGTCAGCAAATAATTGAGTGAGGCGATCGGGCGCCGCCAGGCAATCTCGCGCGAGGACTTGAGCCACTTCGCATGCTGATTGAACATGGAATCGACGATGTGAATGAACGCCTCATAACAATTCAAAAACCCGTGCCGTCCCGTCAGGAGATACCCTTCCAGCCAGCCCTGACACAAGTGCTCGCTCAAGATCTCCATGACGCGCCCGTCGTGCGCCACATGTTCGTCGGTGGGAAGGATCTGCTCCGTCGAACAGCGATCGGTCACTTCAAACGCCGCGCCCCAACGGTTGGACGCCGTCTCGTCCGGTCCGAACAGCCGAAAGTTGTGCGGGTTCACCTTCAGGACATCGCGCAGAAATAGTCCCTGCACCCTGGTCGCTTCGGCCTCCGCGACGCCGGGCTTCACCACCGGCACCGCATACTGGCGGAAGTCCGGCAGTCGAAGGTCACGGAGAATGCCGCCGCCGTTCGCGCAGGCAATGGCACCCATTCGTCGCTCCCCGGTCGGCGCCAGGTCGGCCAATTCCGGCATCAACCTCCCCGCTTTATCGAATAACTCTTCGGGCCGATAACTCTTGAGCCATGCTTCCAACAACTCGACATGCCCGGGCTTGTCCATCTCTCCCATCGGCACCTGATGGGAGCGGAATGTTCCTTCCGTCGGTTTCCCGTCTACCTCCTTGGGTCCGGTCCAGCCCTTGGGAGTCCGCAAG from Nitrospira sp. encodes:
- a CDS encoding phosphoketolase family protein, which produces MNQTTQANRPLSPELAQRIHAYWRAANYLSVGQIYLFDNPLLKQPLKREHIKPRLLGHWGTTPGLNFIYAHLNRIIKARDLSVLYIAGPGHGGPGLVANVYLEGTYSEVYPNISRDEAGLQRLFKQFSFPGGIPSHVAPETPGSIHEGGELGYSLAHAYGAAFDHPELLVACVIGDGEAETGPLAGSWHGNKFLNPVRDGAVLPILHLNGYKIAGPTVLARMPPDELKSLLIGYGHQPFFVEGDDPATMHQLMASTLDEIVATIHRIQQEARSKGFTGRPRWPMIVLRTPKGWTGPKEVDGKPTEGTFRSHQVPMGEMDKPGHVELLEAWLKSYRPEELFDKAGRLMPELADLAPTGERRMGAIACANGGGILRDLRLPDFRQYAVPVVKPGVAEAEATRVQGLFLRDVLKVNPHNFRLFGPDETASNRWGAAFEVTDRCSTEQILPTDEHVAHDGRVMEILSEHLCQGWLEGYLLTGRHGFLNCYEAFIHIVDSMFNQHAKWLKSSREIAWRRPIASLNYLLTSHVWRQDHNGFSHQDPGFIDHVVNKNAHVIRVYLPPDANTLLSVTDHCLRSRDYVNVVVAGKQPSPQWLDMDAAVLHCTAGVGIWEWASNDRGSEPDVVMACCGDVPTMETLAAVEILRVAQPNLKVRVVNVVDLMKLQPESEHPHGMSDKEFDALFTTDKPVIFAFHGYPWLIHRLTYRRTNHNNLHVRGYKEEGTTTTPFDMVVLNDLDRFHLVSDVVDRVPQLGARAAYLKQEMRDKRMQHKAYILTHGTDMPEIKNWKWSGRR
- a CDS encoding aldo/keto reductase — translated: MAPKKSDTSIWSLSLDRRQLLKRFGVAGSVMALGGAGRVAELMAAEAPPSRSSTGDIPRRALGKTGVQVSALCFGGAHWGRIQDDADAIRLLHTAIDAGVNFLDNAWEYNGGRSEELMGKALRGRRQQVVLMSKVCSHGRDKTVALQQLDESLRRLKTDYLDLWQIHEVVYEDDPDRHFVPNGGAEALLEAKRQGKVRFIGFTGHKHPQIHLKMLAHEFPFDTCQLPLNVFDGTYRSFEQDVLPILNQRGIAALGMKSLTGNAEPIKQGIVTPEEAIRYVLSLPIASLVSGIDSPHVLQQNLDIARRFTPMTLAEMDGLRTRVAQYARDGRYELFKSTNRYDGRIGREQHGIS
- a CDS encoding HAD family hydrolase, yielding MISPTVVVLFDVDNTLLDNDQVTADLKQHLEQEVGPAHEQEYWRILEELREELGYADYLGALQRYRLAYPHDSHLLAVSRFLVNYPFSDRLFPRALDVVRHARQWGRTVILTDGDAVFQPLKIEQSGILSAVEEQVLIYVHKELELKDVEQRYPADHYVLVDDKLRILTAVKAHWGARVTTVFPRQGHYATDPEALRTFPAADLAIDRIADLLTVDHSTLFPAAGPR